Sequence from the Rutidosis leptorrhynchoides isolate AG116_Rl617_1_P2 chromosome 3, CSIRO_AGI_Rlap_v1, whole genome shotgun sequence genome:
GTACATGCATGTATGGTTGTAgaagttgctatatatatatatatatatatatatatatatatatatatatatatatatatatatatatatatatatatatatatatatatatatatatatatatatatatatatatatatactagttgagATTCTATAATAGAGATTCTATAAACTCAAGACCaacatataaaatatgattttatcTAAAGTATACGTATAATATATTGTTGAATGCATGCAACAATTATTATACGAAATGTTTTGTCAAATTGAAATAATACAAAACACAAAATCCCTTTTAAAATGTAAGTTTATGCCATCCTTTTTAAGACACTCGCTTGTCATTTGTACGTCGttgtggagagagcatcagccaaccaCCACGGTCGTCCTGTGATTACTGAGATGGTGTTTCGCGATTCGCATGATAGTCTTGGGCCGAACATCATAGTTTTTAAATAGGATAACTTAATTGGTGCTTCttgtggagagagcatcagccaaaCGCAAATGGCCCAAGGCATAGATGGGATTAAACATACTAGTTGACAATTGTTGTTAAGGATCCCATTAAGATATAGAAATTGTATTAGACTTGCAATTAGTAATCGCTACCTACCTTGTTGATTTAAACTTAGTGGAGAGAGCATCAGCTAACCACTCAAGGTTAAATGTAACTTGGATTTTAGCATTTAATAAATTAATTTTTCATAAGAAAGTTAGGGTAATTAATTATTAAAGAATCAAATATTAAAATACTAaaagaactttgttaattttgtagatgtcaCCCAATGCAACTACACCCGTTCACCACCTTTCTCTAAGATCTGTCTTAGAGAAGGAAAAACTCAATGATACGAACTTCTTAGACTGGTATCGTAatttgagaattgttctcaaagtcGAAAAGAAGTCGTATATACTTGATGGACCCGTTCCCGAGGAACCCCCTGCTAATGCCACAAAGAGCATCCGAGATGCTTGGACTAAGCACCCGGATGACTCCACAGAGGTAGCATGCCTCATGTTAGCCACCATGATTCTAGACTTTTAAAAGGACCTGGAACATCATGATGCCTTTGAGATGCTTAAGTAGCTAAAGgaaatgttccaacaacaagctaGGCAACAACGCTTTGAAACTGTCAGAGCGTTACATGCATGCAAGATGGCAGAGGGGACATTTGTAAGCTTTTATGTTCTGAAAATGAAGAGCTACATAGATCAGCTTGAGAGGCTTGGATCTTCCATTGGTCCTGAGTTGGCAATAGACTTGATCCTCAACTCACTACCAAAGTCATATGATCAGTTCGTCTTGAACTACAATATGAACAATTGGGAGAAATCTATCTCGGAGTTGCATTTAATGCTTAAGACTACCGAGAAGAATATTCCATTCAAAACCTCTGAAGTCCTCATGATTCGGAAAGGAAAAATCAAGAAGCCACAAGCCAAAGGCAAAGGTAAAGGCAAACCTAAGAGTCAAGGCAACTACAAAAGCAAATAGTTTGTCCCAAAGGATTCTGTCAAGAAGAAAGAAAAACCT
This genomic interval carries:
- the LOC139901010 gene encoding uncharacterized protein, translated to MSPNATTPVHHLSLRSVLEKEKLNDTNFLDWYRNLRIVLKVEKKSYILDGPVPEEPPANATKSIRDAWTKHPDDSTELKEMFQQQARQQRFETVRALHACKMAEGTFVSFYVLKMKSYIDQLERLGSSIGPELAIDLILNSLPKSYDQFVLNYNMNNWEKSISELHLMLKTTEKNIPFKTSEVLMIRKGKIKKPQAKGKGKGKPKSQGNYKSK